Genomic DNA from Thermodesulfobacteriota bacterium:
AGTCGGCCCTGCCCCTGGGGGAGCGGGTCGGGGTGGTGGAGCTCAAGGGGTTCATCTCCGACGCCCGCCCCACGGTGGACGCCCTGAGGGCCCTGGCCGCAGAGGCCGAGGTCAAGGCGGTGGTGCTGCGGGTCGAGAGCCCCGGGGGAGTGATCGCTCCTTCCCAGGAGATCCGCGACCAGGTGCGGCGCACCGCCGAGGTGAAGCCCGTGGTGGTCTCCATGGGGGCCCTGGCGACGTCCGGGGGGTACTACGTCTCGGCGCCCGCCACCCGCATCGTGGCGAATCCGGGCACGGCCACGGGGTCGATCGGCGTGCTCATCCAGTTCCAGGAGGTCCACGCCCTCTTCGACAAGCTTGGGCTGCGCACCCGGGTGGTGAAGAGCGGGCCGATGAAGGACGCAGGCTCCCCCTTCCGGGAGCTCACCGGGGAGGAGGCGGTGGTCTTCCAGGGCCTCATCGACGACCTCTTCGGCCAGTTCGTGGAGGCCGTGGCCGAGGGCCGAGGGCTCTCCCCGGAGGCCGTGCGCGACCTGGCGGATGGGCGGATCTACTCCGGCCGGCAGGCGCTGGAGCTCGGGCTGGTGGACCAGTTGGGCGGGTTCTGGGACGCGGTGGCCGTGGCGGCGGAGCTCGGCGGCGTCAAGGGCGAGCCCAAGCTCGATTA
This window encodes:
- the sppA gene encoding signal peptide peptidase SppA, whose product is SALPLGERVGVVELKGFISDARPTVDALRALAAEAEVKAVVLRVESPGGVIAPSQEIRDQVRRTAEVKPVVVSMGALATSGGYYVSAPATRIVANPGTATGSIGVLIQFQEVHALFDKLGLRTRVVKSGPMKDAGSPFRELTGEEAVVFQGLIDDLFGQFVEAVAEGRGLSPEAVRDLADGRIYSGRQALELGLVDQLGGFWDAVAVAAELGGVKGEPKLDYRRKRSRGILRWMLGDDQRALAPLEEAAAPPLRYAVPGW